The following are from one region of the Luteimonas sp. MC1572 genome:
- a CDS encoding tetratricopeptide repeat protein, whose translation MAAQARDRVARDPLEAVIAAEFAVSAGRLDEGTAWYLEAARALPEDAELAARATRYALMGRDDVALGEALGLWCQRAPESVGMKGAAATLALRTGKGRAARSELESLLREDGREGLLTAMSVLGTGSSDQALSAKVLGQLFDRDAIPHESLALASAGELALGLGDQALFERIDGVARVAFPDDPLTALVRSRHLHQTGRSEEAKAVLDELAAQPGVTAHPRMRENIALAYAEVGAPAAGAALLEDGPPELRWLALRASLLAQAEDKEGLGRLYDVLKTDAEAPNPPRRLLLGQLAEYLELPTEALDWYRSVPGGEQRWLARLRIPKVLHDLDKDDEAYAELSRLQQDGDADGEYRRDAYVMEAELRREDGGGDAELDAYARGLAAFVDDPALLYARALMWERRDDIARAEADLRRILVADPDSTAALNALGYTLADRTTRYDEALELIERARVAEPGNAAIIDSYGWVLYRLGRNEEALVELRRAYVLEKDAEIAAHLGEVLWVLGRHEEARRYLEEARAIDPDNRALKRALEKTAS comes from the coding sequence ATGGCCGCCCAGGCGCGGGACCGCGTCGCCCGCGACCCGCTCGAGGCGGTGATTGCCGCGGAATTCGCGGTTTCGGCCGGTCGCTTGGACGAAGGCACGGCGTGGTACCTGGAGGCGGCGCGTGCGCTGCCCGAAGACGCCGAACTCGCGGCCCGCGCCACCCGCTATGCGTTGATGGGGCGCGACGACGTCGCGCTGGGCGAGGCCCTCGGCCTGTGGTGCCAGCGCGCACCGGAGTCGGTGGGCATGAAGGGCGCGGCCGCCACGCTCGCGTTGCGCACCGGCAAGGGCCGCGCCGCCCGGAGCGAGCTCGAGTCGCTGCTGCGCGAAGACGGCCGCGAAGGCCTGCTCACCGCGATGTCGGTGCTCGGCACCGGCAGCAGTGACCAGGCGCTGTCGGCCAAGGTGCTCGGCCAGCTGTTCGATCGCGACGCGATCCCGCACGAATCGCTGGCGCTCGCCAGCGCCGGCGAGCTTGCGCTGGGGCTGGGCGACCAGGCCCTGTTCGAACGCATCGACGGCGTCGCCCGCGTGGCGTTCCCCGACGACCCGCTCACCGCCCTGGTCCGCAGCCGCCACCTCCACCAGACCGGCCGCAGCGAGGAGGCGAAGGCAGTGCTGGACGAGCTCGCGGCACAGCCCGGGGTCACAGCGCATCCGCGCATGCGCGAGAACATCGCCCTGGCCTACGCCGAGGTCGGCGCCCCGGCAGCCGGCGCGGCGCTGCTGGAAGACGGCCCTCCGGAACTCCGCTGGCTGGCGCTGCGCGCGTCCCTGCTGGCGCAGGCCGAGGACAAGGAGGGGTTGGGGCGGCTGTACGACGTCCTCAAGACCGATGCCGAGGCACCCAATCCACCGCGTCGCCTGCTGCTCGGCCAGCTCGCCGAGTACCTCGAGCTGCCGACCGAGGCGCTCGACTGGTACCGCAGCGTGCCGGGCGGCGAGCAGCGCTGGCTGGCGCGGCTGCGCATTCCCAAGGTGCTGCACGACCTCGACAAGGACGACGAGGCCTACGCGGAGCTCTCGCGCCTGCAGCAGGATGGCGACGCCGACGGCGAATACCGCCGCGACGCCTACGTGATGGAGGCGGAGCTGCGCCGCGAGGATGGTGGTGGCGACGCCGAGCTCGATGCGTACGCGCGTGGGCTGGCCGCGTTCGTCGATGACCCCGCGCTGCTCTACGCGCGCGCCCTGATGTGGGAGCGGCGCGACGATATCGCCCGCGCCGAGGCCGACCTGCGCCGCATCCTGGTGGCCGATCCGGACAGCACGGCCGCGCTCAACGCCTTGGGCTACACGCTCGCCGACCGCACCACGCGCTATGACGAGGCGCTCGAGCTGATCGAGCGCGCGCGAGTCGCCGAGCCGGGCAACGCCGCGATCATCGACAGCTACGGTTGGGTACTCTACCGCCTGGGCCGCAACGAGGAAGCGCTGGTCGAGCTGCGCCGCGCCTACGTACTCGAGAAGGACGCGGAGATCGCCGCGCACCTGGGCGAAGTGCTCTGGGTGCTGGGCCGCCATGAGGAAGCGCGTCGTTACCTCGAGGAAGCGCGCGCGATCGATCCGGACAACCGCGCCCTCAAGCGCGCGCTGGAAAAGACCGCGTCATGA
- the hemA gene encoding glutamyl-tRNA reductase — translation MRLIAIGLNHQTAPLQLRERVAFAGDRLEAALAELRALPDVKEVALLSTCNRTELYAVADDEGRALVNWLATHPDDASGDAAGLHAYLYHHAGDAAARHLFRVATGLDSMVLGEPQILGQVKQAWSSARSAGTLGGHLDRLFQHAFVTAKRARTETRIGNSPVSMASMAVRLAQESFARPEDSVVLLVGAGETIELAARHLAQAKVKRLLVANRTFRHAEELAARHGGVALPLDELDRHLFLADIVFSATASRTPVIRREHVAAALSARRNRPMLLVDLAVPRDIEPSVAELRDTYLYTVDDLERAVEDNRRSRREAADAAESIIDLQVSRYAELLATNARSAPLRRLRAHGEAARSEALARARQQLAAGQSPEAALEHLAHALTNRLLHAPTAALREAAASGDDILLRAVERMLPADPATADAPRQRADAGVHDDDDAPLPAP, via the coding sequence ATGAGGCTGATCGCCATCGGTCTCAACCACCAGACCGCGCCGCTCCAGCTGCGTGAACGGGTGGCCTTTGCCGGCGATCGGCTGGAGGCCGCGCTGGCCGAACTGCGCGCGCTGCCCGACGTCAAGGAGGTGGCGCTGCTTTCCACCTGCAACCGCACCGAGCTGTATGCCGTTGCCGATGACGAAGGCCGCGCGCTGGTGAACTGGCTCGCCACCCACCCCGACGACGCTTCGGGCGATGCCGCCGGGCTGCACGCCTACCTGTACCACCATGCGGGCGACGCCGCGGCGCGCCACCTGTTCCGCGTCGCCACCGGCCTGGACTCGATGGTGCTCGGCGAGCCGCAAATCCTCGGCCAGGTGAAGCAGGCCTGGTCCAGCGCGCGCAGCGCGGGCACGCTCGGTGGCCACCTCGACCGGCTGTTCCAGCACGCGTTCGTGACGGCCAAGCGCGCGCGCACCGAGACCCGCATCGGCAACAGCCCGGTGTCGATGGCGTCGATGGCGGTGCGCCTGGCGCAGGAGAGCTTTGCCCGGCCGGAAGACTCGGTGGTGCTGCTGGTCGGTGCCGGCGAGACCATCGAACTGGCGGCGCGCCACCTCGCGCAGGCCAAGGTCAAGCGCCTGCTGGTGGCCAACCGCACCTTCCGCCACGCCGAGGAGCTGGCCGCGCGCCACGGCGGCGTAGCGCTGCCGCTGGACGAACTCGACCGCCACCTGTTCCTCGCCGATATCGTGTTCTCGGCCACGGCCAGCCGCACCCCGGTGATCCGCCGCGAGCACGTCGCCGCGGCCCTGTCGGCGCGCAGGAACAGGCCGATGCTGCTGGTCGACCTGGCCGTGCCGCGCGACATCGAACCCTCCGTCGCCGAGCTGCGCGACACCTACCTGTACACCGTGGACGACCTGGAACGCGCGGTCGAGGACAACCGGCGCAGCCGCCGCGAGGCCGCGGACGCGGCGGAATCGATCATCGACCTGCAGGTCTCGCGCTACGCCGAACTGCTGGCCACCAACGCGCGCAGCGCGCCGCTGCGCCGACTGCGCGCGCATGGCGAAGCGGCGCGGAGCGAAGCGCTGGCCAGGGCGCGGCAGCAGCTCGCGGCCGGCCAGTCGCCGGAGGCCGCACTGGAGCATCTTGCCCACGCGCTGACCAACCGCCTGCTGCACGCGCCCACCGCCGCCCTGCGCGAAGCGGCCGCCAGCGGCGACGACATCCTGTTGCGCGCCGTGGAACGCATGCTCCCCGCCGACCCCGCGACCGCCGACGCACCACGCCAGCGGGCCGATGCCGGCGTGCACGACGACGACGATGCTCCCCTCCCTGCGCCGTAA
- the prfA gene encoding peptide chain release factor 1: MLPSLRRKLEALAERRDELERLLSDPAAAADQARYRAWSREFASLAPLSSALADEARARADLAAAQALRDDPELREMADEEVTSATARLAELDAALMALLVPRDARDDGGIYLEVRAGTGGDEAAIFAGDLFRLYSRYAERQGWRVEVESANAGEHGGFREVVARIEGAGAYARLKFESGTHRVQRVPETESQGRIHTSAATVAIIPVEDESEPIEINPADLRVDTFRSSGAGGQHVNKTDSAIRITHLPSGVVVESQTERSQHANRDKAMKRLKAMLAEAEAARRAAATAQSRKLQVGSGDRSQRIRTYNFPQGRITDHRVDGLTLYDLPAVMEGALDPLVDRLLQEHQADELARLTEQST, encoded by the coding sequence ATGCTCCCCTCCCTGCGCCGTAAGCTCGAGGCGCTGGCCGAGCGCCGCGACGAACTCGAACGCCTGCTCTCCGATCCCGCCGCCGCGGCCGACCAGGCGCGGTACCGCGCGTGGTCACGGGAATTCGCGAGCCTGGCGCCGCTGTCCAGCGCGCTCGCCGACGAGGCCCGCGCCCGCGCCGACCTCGCCGCGGCGCAGGCGCTGCGCGACGACCCCGAGCTGCGCGAGATGGCCGACGAGGAGGTGACGTCCGCAACCGCGCGCCTCGCCGAACTCGACGCCGCGCTGATGGCGCTGCTGGTGCCGCGCGATGCGCGCGACGACGGCGGCATCTACCTCGAAGTCCGCGCCGGCACCGGCGGCGACGAGGCGGCGATCTTCGCCGGCGACCTGTTCCGCCTGTACAGCCGCTACGCCGAGCGCCAGGGCTGGCGGGTCGAGGTCGAGTCCGCCAACGCCGGCGAGCACGGCGGCTTCCGCGAAGTGGTGGCGCGCATCGAGGGCGCCGGCGCCTACGCACGCCTGAAGTTCGAGTCCGGCACCCACCGCGTGCAGCGCGTGCCGGAGACCGAATCGCAGGGCCGCATCCACACCTCGGCGGCGACGGTCGCGATCATCCCGGTGGAGGACGAGAGCGAGCCGATCGAGATCAATCCTGCCGACCTGCGGGTCGACACCTTCCGTTCTTCGGGTGCGGGCGGCCAGCACGTCAACAAGACCGACTCCGCGATCCGCATCACCCACCTGCCGTCCGGCGTGGTGGTGGAATCGCAGACCGAGCGCTCGCAGCACGCCAACCGCGACAAGGCCATGAAGCGCCTGAAGGCGATGCTGGCCGAGGCCGAAGCCGCGCGCCGCGCCGCCGCCACCGCGCAGTCGCGCAAGCTGCAGGTGGGCAGCGGCGACCGCAGCCAGCGCATCCGCACCTACAACTTCCCGCAAGGCCGGATCACCGACCACCGCGTCGACGGCCTGACGCTGTACGACCTGCCGGCCGTGATGGAAGGCGCGCTCGACCCGCTGGTCGATCGCCTGCTGCAGGAACACCAGGCCGACGAACTGGCACGCCTGACGGAGCAGTCGACGTGA
- a CDS encoding UDP-N-acetylglucosamine-peptide N-acetylglucosaminyltransferase, whose translation MSAPADARSEARRATVLAPGNLIAWILLSDAELDAGDGVAGEAAAQRALALAPGHPEALARLGRAQWLLGHRRDAADSLGQAARAAPGHPGIALWHGHALEDVGEAEAAADAYARAHALAPAAAQIAAHLLAWRRRLCVWRGLDALSAQVRSAVARGEAAVEPFAFLSEDGDALEQLRCARLSAAQVARSVRPLPPRAIAGDGPLRIGFLSNGFGAHPTGLLTVAFLEALRAEAAVEAHLFALNADDGSAVRQRLQAATTLHDVSALPHAEVAARIRAAGIDVLHDLRGWGGGGTPAVLAMRPAPLQVNWLAYPGTSGAPWIDYVLADGFVLPPALETGFSEAVARLPRCFQPSDTRRAPAPPPSRVECGLPAEGVVFCSFNNSYKLNPASFARAMAVLGGVPGSVLWLLSGPGRGDERLRAAAQAAGIDPARLVFMAKQPHAIYLARLQLADLFLDSNPYNAHTTASDALWAGCPVLTRPGRTFAARVAGSLNHHIGLGELNVADDAGFVALATALGNDRVRLQALRARLHALRQESGLFDMPAFARDFAAMALAMADRQRSGLPPAALQAR comes from the coding sequence GTGAGCGCCCCCGCGGATGCGCGCAGCGAAGCGCGCCGCGCGACGGTCTTGGCGCCGGGCAACCTGATCGCCTGGATCCTGCTGTCGGATGCCGAGCTTGATGCCGGTGACGGCGTCGCCGGCGAAGCCGCTGCGCAGCGTGCACTCGCGCTGGCGCCCGGACACCCCGAAGCGCTCGCGCGCCTGGGCCGCGCCCAATGGTTGCTCGGCCACCGCCGCGACGCCGCGGACAGCCTCGGGCAGGCTGCGCGCGCTGCGCCGGGGCATCCCGGCATCGCGCTCTGGCACGGACATGCGCTGGAGGACGTGGGCGAAGCGGAAGCCGCGGCCGACGCGTATGCACGCGCGCATGCGCTGGCACCCGCCGCGGCGCAGATCGCGGCCCACCTACTGGCCTGGCGCCGGCGCCTGTGCGTCTGGCGCGGGCTGGACGCCCTGTCGGCGCAGGTGCGTTCGGCGGTGGCGCGCGGCGAAGCGGCGGTGGAGCCGTTCGCCTTCCTCAGCGAAGACGGTGATGCGCTCGAGCAGTTGCGCTGCGCGCGGCTGAGCGCGGCGCAGGTGGCGCGCAGCGTGCGTCCGCTGCCGCCGCGCGCGATCGCCGGCGACGGCCCGCTTCGGATCGGCTTCCTGTCCAACGGTTTCGGTGCGCATCCCACCGGCCTGCTGACCGTGGCGTTCCTGGAGGCGCTGCGCGCGGAGGCGGCCGTCGAGGCGCATCTGTTCGCGCTCAACGCCGACGACGGCAGCGCGGTGCGCCAGCGACTCCAGGCCGCGACCACCCTGCATGACGTCTCCGCCCTGCCCCATGCGGAGGTGGCGGCGCGCATCCGGGCGGCCGGCATCGACGTGCTCCACGACCTGCGCGGCTGGGGAGGTGGCGGCACGCCGGCCGTGCTGGCGATGCGCCCGGCGCCGCTGCAGGTCAACTGGCTCGCCTATCCAGGCACCTCCGGCGCGCCGTGGATCGACTACGTGCTCGCCGATGGCTTCGTGCTGCCACCAGCGCTCGAGACGGGCTTTTCCGAAGCGGTGGCACGCCTGCCGCGCTGCTTCCAGCCCTCCGACACCCGGCGCGCCCCCGCCCCGCCGCCGTCGCGCGTGGAGTGCGGCCTGCCGGCGGAAGGCGTGGTGTTCTGCTCCTTCAACAACAGCTACAAGCTCAATCCGGCCAGCTTCGCGCGCGCCATGGCAGTGCTGGGCGGCGTCCCGGGCAGCGTGCTGTGGCTGCTGTCCGGACCGGGGCGCGGCGACGAGCGCCTGCGCGCCGCCGCCCAGGCGGCCGGCATCGATCCGGCGCGGCTGGTGTTCATGGCCAAGCAGCCGCATGCCATCTACCTCGCGCGGCTGCAGCTCGCCGACCTGTTCCTCGACAGCAATCCGTACAACGCCCATACCACCGCTTCGGACGCGCTGTGGGCCGGTTGCCCGGTGCTCACCCGGCCGGGGCGCACCTTTGCTGCACGCGTCGCGGGCAGCCTCAACCACCACATCGGGCTTGGCGAACTCAACGTCGCCGACGACGCGGGCTTCGTCGCGCTGGCCACCGCGCTCGGCAACGACCGCGTACGCCTGCAGGCCTTGCGCGCTCGCCTGCACGCCCTGCGGCAGGAGTCGGGGCTGTTCGACATGCCGGCGTTCGCGCGCGACTTCGCCGCGATGGCCCTGGCCATGGCGGACCGCCAGCGGAGCGGACTGCCTCCGGCCGCGCTCCAGGCGCGGTAG